Proteins found in one Megalobrama amblycephala isolate DHTTF-2021 linkage group LG5, ASM1881202v1, whole genome shotgun sequence genomic segment:
- the LOC125269223 gene encoding uncharacterized protein LOC125269223, producing MASSKSKQSENSDILLKSELIEILRNSKSIEGPTTKYILNTTVLTEGKLLKRERIGQKKDKPHKIILMVGETGTGKSTLINAMINYSMGVRWEHKMWLEVIEIPEDQTESQTKAVTVYEVNALDSPFDLTVIDTPGFGDTEGFDKDKRVSEALQELFRSEDGIREIHAVCIVLNATDVLLHDRQCYILDEILSLFGKDIEKHILLLFTHQEKKNLPKRIMNFLKESFTKYVKNDENVCFLFDNCQSEYSDEEDRDTYKTSWNNGVENFSKFFDHLNNINPKSLHITEVVLRARKQLDACVGNLRDRIELAELKKKELEQIKTALDTLENYKKEQNNFQYEVDEPYKEAVPINASRWKWSKRATRCEVCKENCHYPGCWWVRDLSWCSVMEEGKCTVCTHKCHYTKHVKDSKIYVPKTRKVTKTKYDLKKKYEEDVGEKKSLMAKLEKDIQQMEAEKIRLVEECYQCFDKLMETALKSTSISSFIHIDFIIEKVKETGNQERVQKLEELKKRAIEENRGLVEGIYIYSQMII from the exons ATGGCATCTTCAAAGTCTAAACA GTCTGAAAACTCAGATATTCTGTTGAAGAGTGAATTGATAGAAATTCTTAGAAACAGTAAATCAATTGAAGGACCCACTACGAAATATATACTGAACACAACGGTCTTAACAGAAGGAAAGTtgctaaagagagagagaattggACAAAAAAAGGACAAACCTCATAAGATCATACTAATGGTTGGAGAAACAGGAACAGGGAAGTCCACCCTCATCAATGCAATGATCAATTACAGCATGGGAGTCAGATGGGAACACAAGATGTGGCTTGAGGTCATTGAGATACCTGAAGACCAAACTGAGTCTCAGACAAAAGCAGTGACTGTTTATGAGGTTAATGCACTGGACAGCCCTTTCGATCTCACTGTTATCGACACACCTGGATTTGGAGACACGGAGGGCTTTGATAAAGACAAACGCGTTTCTGAAGCTCTACAGGAGTTATTCAGATCTGAGGATGGCATTCGTGAAattcatgcagtgtgtatcgTGCTGAATGCAACGGATGTTCTACTCCATGATAGACAGTGCTATATCTTggatgaaattctgtcattatttggCAAAGATATAGAAAAACACATCCTGCTGCTCTTCACacaccaggaaaaaaaaaatcttcccaAAAGAATCATGAATTTCCTCAAAGAATCCTTTactaaatatgtaaaaaatgatgaaaatgtttgttttttatttgataaCTGCCAGAGTGAGTACTCTGATGAGGAAGACCGAGACACTTACAAAACATCTTGGAACAATGGAGTTGAAAATTTCAGCAAGTTCTTCGATCATTTGAATAACATTAACCCAAAAAGCTTACACATTACTGAAGTTGTGCTCAGAGCCAGAAAACAACTGGACGCTTGTGTCGGCAATTTAAGGGACAGAATCGAACTGGcagaactgaaaaaaaaagagcttgaACAAATCAAAACTGCTTTGGATACATTGGAAAATTACAAGAAAGAGCAAAACAACTTTCAGTATGAAGTTGATGAACCCTACAAAGAAGCGGTCCCAATAAATGCATCACGGTGGAAATGGAGCAAACGGGCGACCCGCTGTGAAGTCTGTAAGGAGAACTGCCACTATCCAGGATGCTGGTGGGTCAGAGATCTCTCCTGGTGTAGTGTGATGGAAGAGGGAAAGTGTACGGTCTGCACGCACAAGTGTCACTACACTAAACATGTGAAAGATTCTAAAATATATGTGCCTAAAACAAGGAAGGTCACGAAAACAAAATATGATCTGAAAAAGAAATATGAAGAGGACgttggagagaaaaaaagtttgatGGCCAAACTAGAGAAGGACATCCAGCAGATGGAGGCAGAGAAGATCAGGCTTGTAGAAGAGTGTTATCAGTGTTTTGATAAATTAATGGAAACAGCATTAAAATCTACATCCATCTCCTCTTTCATACATATAGACTTCATAATTGAGAAAGTGAAGGAAACTGGAAATCAAGAAAGAGTTCAGAAACTTGAGGAACTTAAAAAGAGAGCAATTGAGGAGAACAGAGGACTGGTAGAAGGGATCTACATATATTCACAAATGATTATCTAA